Proteins encoded within one genomic window of Prauserella marina:
- a CDS encoding MaoC family dehydratase, with product MTATLVRAGTVIPEWELPAVSAEKMKTMALVLVDPNPIHFDLDAVRALGMGDKPVNQGPNNLAYVMNMLAAWTGGHEHLRGIRARFQGNVLGGDHVVARGTVSALREEKGRMLADCDVELVVGQRVVLAGTATVDVTQLAKG from the coding sequence ATGACCGCGACACTCGTACGGGCGGGCACCGTCATCCCCGAGTGGGAACTCCCCGCCGTGAGCGCCGAGAAGATGAAGACGATGGCGCTGGTACTGGTGGATCCCAACCCGATCCATTTCGACCTCGACGCCGTCCGCGCGCTGGGTATGGGGGACAAGCCGGTCAACCAGGGACCGAACAACCTCGCCTACGTCATGAACATGCTTGCCGCGTGGACCGGCGGTCACGAGCATCTGCGGGGCATTCGGGCGCGCTTTCAGGGCAATGTGCTCGGCGGTGACCACGTCGTCGCGCGCGGCACGGTGTCGGCCTTGCGCGAGGAGAAGGGTCGCATGCTCGCCGACTGCGACGTGGAACTCGTTGTCGGGCAACGGGTTGTGCTCGCGGGTACCGCCACCGTCGACGTCACGCAGCTGGCCAAGGGCTGA
- a CDS encoding TetR/AcrR family transcriptional regulator — protein sequence MSKTDAEPAKRGRPRRGPDPERYAEIVEAAAEVILDKGYSATSIQDIADRVGILKGSLYHYVRSKEDFLYKIIKDVYDEAISDMHTVTEGARDPLEKLAAFVRAHVLFAADHLVPYTIQVREFDRLSEHRRAEIREGGETYVVVLQRILEEGQREGVIDGGIDPRLASIMITGELNSMTRWYRPDGPRTADQLADVYVGMIVSSVASASAVESAGGIETLRSSFSRG from the coding sequence ATGTCGAAGACCGACGCCGAGCCGGCCAAGCGGGGGCGGCCGCGTCGTGGGCCTGACCCCGAGCGCTACGCCGAGATCGTCGAGGCCGCCGCGGAGGTGATCCTCGACAAGGGGTACAGCGCGACCAGCATCCAGGACATCGCCGACCGGGTCGGGATCCTCAAGGGGAGCCTCTATCACTACGTCCGATCCAAGGAGGACTTCCTCTACAAGATCATCAAGGACGTGTACGACGAGGCCATCTCGGACATGCACACCGTCACCGAGGGCGCGCGGGACCCGCTGGAGAAACTCGCCGCGTTCGTGCGTGCCCACGTGCTGTTCGCCGCCGACCACCTAGTGCCGTACACGATCCAGGTGCGCGAGTTCGACCGGCTCAGCGAGCATCGTCGCGCCGAGATCCGCGAGGGTGGGGAAACCTATGTCGTGGTGCTCCAGCGCATTCTGGAGGAGGGGCAGCGCGAGGGTGTCATCGACGGCGGGATCGATCCCCGGCTGGCCAGCATCATGATCACCGGTGAGCTGAACTCGATGACCCGGTGGTATCGCCCGGACGGTCCCCGTACCGCGGACCAGTTGGCGGACGTCTACGTCGGGATGATCGTATCCTCGGTCGCCTCCGCCTCCGCGGTCGAGTCGGCAGGCGGTATCGAGACCTTGCGATCGAGTTTCTCGCGAGGCTGA
- a CDS encoding nuclear transport factor 2 family protein has translation MTAEPRPLDDVRATAVAAELLARYCWAIDDEAYDELRVLFLPDAVADYGAFRCRGGAEVADVMAELHRDLRTTQHLLGSVSGRAGDDGQVRVRSHVRATLVARGGEGARSSRVEVAASYRDLLSHTGDGWRIAERRVDGRWVTGDRTILPWFDRAGHSGGDVRSTDSAT, from the coding sequence ATGACCGCTGAGCCGCGCCCTCTCGACGACGTGCGCGCGACCGCCGTGGCTGCCGAGTTACTGGCCCGCTACTGTTGGGCGATCGACGACGAGGCGTACGACGAACTCCGCGTGCTGTTCCTCCCGGACGCCGTCGCCGACTACGGCGCGTTTCGCTGCCGCGGCGGGGCTGAGGTCGCGGACGTGATGGCCGAACTCCATCGCGATCTCCGCACGACCCAGCATCTGCTCGGCAGCGTGTCCGGCCGGGCCGGCGACGACGGCCAGGTGCGCGTGCGCAGCCACGTTCGCGCCACCCTGGTCGCACGCGGTGGCGAGGGAGCGCGTTCGTCTCGGGTCGAGGTCGCCGCGTCCTATCGTGATCTGCTGAGCCACACCGGCGACGGCTGGCGGATCGCCGAGCGTCGGGTGGACGGTCGGTGGGTCACCGGCGACCGGACTATCCTGCCGTGGTTCGACCGCGCGGGGCACAGTGGAGGGGACGTGCGCTCGACGGACTCAGCTACCTAA
- a CDS encoding VOC family protein: MLLNIADIYHTGFVVPDLDAARRDLTAVFGVTWTDVEQHEIPVTTPEGPVTANLRFAYSQGGSPRLELLEPVPGTIWEAPSVSFGPGGAHHVGVWAEDFAATSAKLEADGFPRVLTSDDGSGQAFRFAYHRLPSGPLIEIVDAARKAELEAWFEGADYPAPRSENGATDDR; this comes from the coding sequence GTGTTGCTGAACATCGCCGACATCTACCACACGGGATTCGTCGTGCCCGATCTCGACGCCGCGCGACGCGACCTGACCGCCGTCTTCGGCGTGACCTGGACCGACGTCGAGCAACACGAGATACCGGTGACGACACCCGAAGGGCCGGTGACGGCGAACCTGCGGTTCGCTTATTCCCAGGGCGGTTCGCCGCGACTGGAGTTGCTGGAACCCGTACCGGGCACGATCTGGGAGGCGCCGTCCGTGTCCTTCGGCCCCGGCGGCGCGCACCATGTCGGTGTGTGGGCCGAGGATTTCGCCGCCACGTCCGCGAAACTCGAGGCCGACGGATTCCCCAGGGTGCTCACCTCCGACGACGGCAGCGGGCAGGCATTCCGATTCGCATACCACCGGTTGCCCAGTGGTCCGCTGATCGAGATCGTCGACGCCGCACGGAAGGCGGAACTCGAGGCGTGGTTCGAGGGCGCCGACTATCCGGCCCCTCGGTCGGAGAACGGGGCCACCGATGACCGCTGA